Within Cnuibacter physcomitrellae, the genomic segment CTCGGTGAGGTCCATGACCAGGACGACCATCGTCGCGACGGTGAGCACGAGGTTCACCCACACCAATCGAGGGCGTGCGTTCGGGCGAGCCATGAGATCGTTGCCCTCATCGTCGACCGCGACGGAGAAGCTGTTGGTGAGCACGACCGTCGAACCGGTCGCGTCGTCGGCCGCGGCGGCGCCCGCCCGCCGGGCAGCGGAGGAGTTCGCGCGGAGCTCGCGGTCCACGACGTCCGCCCGCTTCAGGAATCCGGGAGAGTCCGCCAGGACGAGCCGGCCCAGTCGCTTCGACTCGCTCCGTCCCATCAAGTAGGCGATCACCAGGACCGCCAGGAGGCCCGCCACGATTGAGGGCACCATCGGGACGAAGATGTCGATCGGTGAAACGTTGAGTGCCGCTGCCGCACGCGAGGTCGAGCCGCCCCAGGGGACGGTGTTGAGGACGCCGTTGCTCATGGCCGCGATCACCGTCAGCACCACGGGACTGAGACCGAGCCGGAGGTAGAGCGGAAGGAAGGCCGAGGTCACGATGATGAACGTCGTCGACCCGTCCCCATCCAGAGAGACGACCGTCGTCAGCAGCGCGGTCCCGACCACGAGTCGGGTGGGATGGTTGCCGACGAATCGGAGGATCAACCTGATCAGCGGGTCGAACAGGCCGACATCGATCATGGTGCCGAAGAACATGATCGCGAAGAACAGCAGCCCGGCCGTCGGTGCGAGCTTGAGCAGAGCCTCCATCACCATGTCGGTCAGGCCCAGGCCCGCGCCGGTGAACAGGCCGAAGACGATCGGCACGAGGATCAGGGTCACCATCGGCGTGGCCCGTTTGGCCATCACCAGGTACAGGAACACCGCGATCATCGCGAAGCCGAGTACTACGAGCATCGTTGCTCCTTCAGGGTCTCGAACGGGGAGGAAGCGCGCGGGTTAAGTTATACCCGCAGGTATACCCATCTGACAAATACAATCGTGACATGAGCGGATCGAGTTCCGGATGGCAGGGGAAGGCGGACATCGTCTATGCCCTCCTCCGCTCCGACATCGAGACGGCGAAGCTCGCCCCTGGACAGACGCTCTCCGAGATCGACCTGGTGGACTACACGGGCGCTTCGCGCACTCCTGTCCGTGAGGCCATCCGGCGTCTCGCCGCGGACGGGCTGGTGGAGCTCGAGCCCCGACGCGCGCCGACCGTCTCCCGGATCTCCCTCCGAAGCGCCAGGGCGCTCTTCGAGTTCCGACGGATCCTCGAGCCGGCGGCGATCCGCCTCGTCGCGGCTGCAGCCGAGTCCGATCAGACACTGCACTCGGCGATCGAGGAGCTCCAGGACAGGTTCACCGAGCTCAGCACCATGGAGTTCCTGGCGAGCGCTCCGGATCGGTTCACCGACGCCACCGCTGAGTTCGACGCCCTTCTGTCCGCTTCCACTCCGAACGAGTACCTACGACGCTCGATCACGGACCTGCGTCCGCACAGCGCCCGCCTCCGACACATCGCGCACAGCGACCGGAGCCGGATCAGGGACTCGATCGGCGAGCACCTGACGATGTGCCAGAGCATCCTCTCCAGCGATCCCGACCGCGCGGCTGATGCGATGACCGCACACCTGAACCACGTGGAGGAGGCGATCTTCCGCCACCTCCTCACCGCATCGGACGCAGAGTTGCTCGTGTCGTAGCTGATCTCCTCGAAACCGGAGGCATCGCCCGGGCGCCGCGCAGCGCTGCCACCGAGCTCTCGCCGATCCCCGTCGGGCGAGCCGCGTGGTGAGGGTCTAGGGTCGGGGTGCATGACGGGTGAACTGGCGATGGAGATCAGGGTCGTGGGTGAGCTGTCCGACATCCACGGCTCCTCACCCGATGTGGACGAGCAGGTGATCCGCGCCGTCCGGGCCGTGCTGGCGCTCGCGCCGTCGGTGCAGGACATCGAGCGCGCCGAGCGGCTCCTCACCTCGATGACGGACGGTGCGCTGCAGGCCGGCGCCGATGCGTCCGTCGCCGACGACGACGGTCAGATCTTCTGGATGGAGCAGGGCATCACACGGGAAGCAGACCGCGACCAGCGCCTGCGGGCGCTGCGGACCGTGCGGGAGCACCTCACCTGACCGGTTCGGGATGGTCGGCTGCACCGGGCGGAGACGCACAGGCTCACGGTCACCACCAGGGTGTAGCGTGGCCACATCTGAAGGGGGAGCTCCCCACATACCCGGCTGGGAAGTCGACACCGACCAGTCAGGAGCCCACCATGGGCACCACCCCCGCGTCTCCAGAAGACCGCGCCTCCTCAGGCCAAGACCGCGACACACCGCA encodes:
- a CDS encoding CitMHS family transporter, whose protein sequence is MLVVLGFAMIAVFLYLVMAKRATPMVTLILVPIVFGLFTGAGLGLTDMVMEALLKLAPTAGLLFFAIMFFGTMIDVGLFDPLIRLILRFVGNHPTRLVVGTALLTTVVSLDGDGSTTFIIVTSAFLPLYLRLGLSPVVLTVIAAMSNGVLNTVPWGGSTSRAAAALNVSPIDIFVPMVPSIVAGLLAVLVIAYLMGRSESKRLGRLVLADSPGFLKRADVVDRELRANSSAARRAGAAAADDATGSTVVLTNSFSVAVDDEGNDLMARPNARPRLVWVNLVLTVATMVVLVMDLTEPVLIFMIAASIALVVNFPRIKDQSAQIKAHASSIISVVGMVFAASVLTGVLSGTGMVDAMATWLVSIIPPFLGPFMATIAGILSIPLTFIMTNDAFYFGVLPILAETASHFGIEPVEMARASLVGQALHQSSPLVASFLLLIGLANVNLGDHVKKVIVRAVIVALIMLAVGGLFAYPLF
- a CDS encoding GntR family transcriptional regulator, yielding MSGSSSGWQGKADIVYALLRSDIETAKLAPGQTLSEIDLVDYTGASRTPVREAIRRLAADGLVELEPRRAPTVSRISLRSARALFEFRRILEPAAIRLVAAAAESDQTLHSAIEELQDRFTELSTMEFLASAPDRFTDATAEFDALLSASTPNEYLRRSITDLRPHSARLRHIAHSDRSRIRDSIGEHLTMCQSILSSDPDRAADAMTAHLNHVEEAIFRHLLTASDAELLVS